In a genomic window of Suricata suricatta isolate VVHF042 chromosome 12, meerkat_22Aug2017_6uvM2_HiC, whole genome shotgun sequence:
- the PNPLA6 gene encoding neuropathy target esterase isoform X2, giving the protein MGASSHGPTVTSSGAGGLAEWDGDEGVPASVEGSGGRICDAQPVPFIPQVLGVMIGAGVAVLVTAVFILLLVRRLRVQKTPAPDGPRYRFRKRDKVLFYGRKIMRKVSQSTSSLVDASVSTTSRPRMKKKLKMLNIAKKILRIQKEAPTLQRKEPPPAVLEADLTEGDLANSHLPSEVLYMLKNVRVLGHFEKPLFLELCRHMVFQRLSQGDYVFRPGQPDASIYVVQDGLLELCLPGPDGKECVVKEVVPGDSVNSLLSILDVITGHQHPQRTVSARAARDSTVLRLPVEAFSAVFTKYPESLVRVVQIIMVRLQRVTFLALHNYLGLTNELFSHEIQPLRLFPSPGLPARTSPVRGSKRAVSTSATEEPREASGRPPDPTGALLPGPAGDPVKPTSLEAPSAPLLSRCISMPVDISGLQGGPRSDFDMAYERGRISVSLQEEASGGPQVAPARTPTQEPREQPAGACEHSFCEEELAAGSCPFGPYQGRQTSSIFEAAKQELAKLMRIEDPSLLNSRVLLHHAKAGTVIARQGDQDVSLHFVLWGCLHVYQRMIDKAEDVCLFVAQPGELVGQLAVLTGEPLIFTLRAQRDCTFLRISKSDFYEIMRAQPSVVLSAAHTVAARMSPFVRQMDFAIDWTAVEAGRALYRQGDRSDCTYIVLNGRLRSVIQRGSGKKELVGEYGRGDLIGVVEALTRQPRATTVHAVRDTELAKLPEGTLGHIKRRYPQVVTRLIHLLSQKILGNLQQLQGPFPAGSGLGVPPHSELTNPASNLATVAVLPVCAEVPMVAFTLELQHALQAIGPTLLLNSDIIRARLGASALDSIQEFRLSGWLAQQEDAHRIVLYQTDASLTPWTVRCLRQADCILIVGLGDQEPTLGQLEQMLENTAVRALKQLVLLHREEGAGPTRTVEWLNMRSWCSGHLHLRCPRRLFSRRSPAKLHELYEKVFSRRADRHSDFSRLARVLTGNTIALVLGGGGARGCSHIGVLKALEEAGVPVDLVGGTSIGSFIGALYAEERSASRTKQRAREWAKNMTSVVEPVLDLTYPVTSMFTGSAFNRGIHRVFQDKQIEDLWLPYFNVTTDITASAMRVHKDGCVWRYVRASASYCPYLPPLCDPKDGHLLVDGCYVNNVPADIARSMGAKTVIAIDVGSQDETDLSTYGDSLSGWWLLWKRLNPWTDKIKVPDMAEIQSRLAYVSCVRQLEVVKSSSYCEYLRPPIDCFKTMDFGKFDQIYDVGYQYGKAVFGGWSRGDIIEKMLTDRRSADLNESRRADVLAFPSSGFTDLAEIVSRIEPPTSYVSDGCADGEESDCLTEYEEDAGPDCSRDEGGSPEGASPSTASEMEEEKSILRHRRCPPADPPSPAVDA; this is encoded by the exons ATGGGGGCATCGAGTCACGGGCCGACTGTGACCTCCTCGGGGGCCGGAGGCTTGGCGGAGTGGGATGGGGACGAGGGTGTCCCGGCCTCCGTGGAGGGCTCAGGAGGCCGGATATGCGATGCGCAGCCAGTGCCCTTCATCCCGCAGGTGCTGGGCGTGATGATTGGGGCTGGAGTCGCGGTGCTGGTCACGGCAGTATTCATCCTCCTGCTGGTGCGGAGACTGCGAGTGCAGA AGACTCCAGCCCCCGATGGCCCCAGGTATCGATTCCGGAAGAGGGACAAAGTGCTTTTCTATGGCCGGAAGATTATGCGGAAG GTATCACAATCCACCTCCTCCCTGGTGGATGCCTCGGTCTCCACCACTTCCCGGCCACGCATGAAGAAGAAActtaagatgctcaacattgctaaGAA GATCCTGCGCATCCAGAAAGAGGCACCAACGCTGCAACGGAAGGAGCCCCCGCCCGCGGTGCTTGAGGCTGACTTGACAGAGGGTGACCTGGCTAACTCCCACCTGCCCTCCGAGGTGCTCTACATGCTCAAGAATGTCCG GGTGCTGGGCCACTTCGAGAAGCCACTCTTCCTGGAGCTCTGCCGACACATGGTCTTCCAGCGGCTCAGCCAGGGCGACTACGTCTTCCGGCCAGGCCAGCCGGACGCCAGTATCTATGTGGTGCAGGATGGGCTGCTGGAGCTCTGTCTGCCAGGGCCC GATGGGAAGGAGTGTGTGGTGAAGGAAGTGGTGCCTGGGGACAGCGTCAACAGCCTCCTGAGCATCCTGGACGTCATCACT GGCCACCAGCACCCCCAGCGCACTGTGTCTGCCCGGGCGGCCCGAGATTCCACGGTGCTGCGGCTGCCGGTGGAGGCCTTCTCCGCCGTGTTCACCAAGTACCCCGAGAGCCTGGTGCGGGTGGTGCAG ATCATCATGGTGAGGCTGCAGCGGGTCACCTTTCTAGCGCTTCACAACTACCTGGGTCTGACCAATGAGCTCTTCAGCCAC GAGATCCAGCCCCTGCGCCTCTTCCCCAGCCCCGGCCTCCCAGCCCGCACCAGCCCCGTGCGCGGCTCCAAGCGGGCGGTCAGCACCTCAGCTACAGAGGAGCCAAGAGAGGCATCTGGCCGGCCTCCCGACCCCACTGGTGCCCTACTACCTGGACCTGCAG GGGACCCGGTGAAACCCACATCCCTGGAGGCTCCGTCCGCCCCGCTGCTGAGTCGCTGCATCTCCATGCCAGTGGACATCTCAG GCTTGCAAGGTGGCCCCCGCTCGGACTTCGACATGGCCTATGAGCGCGGCCGGATCTCCGTGTCCCTGCAGGAAGAGGCCTCAGGGGGGCCCCAGGTGGCTCCCGCCCGG ACCCCCACTCAGGAGCCCCGGGAACAGCCAGCAGGCGCCTGTGAGCACAGCTTCTGTGAGGAGGAGTTGGCCGCCGGCAGCTGCCCCTTCGGGCCCTACCAGGGACGCCAGACGAGCAGCATCTTCGAGGCGGCGAAGCAGGAGCTGGCCAAACTGATGCGGATTGAG GACCCCTCCCTCCTGAACAGCAGGGTCTTGCTCCATCACGCCAAGGCTGGGACCGTCATCGCCCGCCAGGGGGACCAG gaCGTGAGCCTGCACTTTGTGCTGTGGGGGTGCCTGCACGTGTACCAGCGCATGATCGACAAGGCGGAGGATGTGTGCCTGTTCGTGGCCCAGCCCGGAGAGCTGGTGGGCCAGCTGGCGGTGCTCACAGGGGAGCCTCTCATCTTCACACTAAGAGCCCAGCGTGACTGCACCTTCCTGAGGATCTCTAAGTCCGACTTCTATGA GATCATGCGTGCACAGCCCAGCGTGGTGCTGAGTGCCGCGCACACAGTGGCCGCGAGGATGTCGCCCTTCGTGCGCCAGATGGACTTTGCCATCGACTGGACGGCTGTGGAGGCCGGACGTGCTTTGTACAG GCAGGGCGACCGCTCGGACTGCACCTACATCGTGCTCAATGGGCGGCTGCGGAGCGTCATCCAGCGAGGCAGCGGCAAGAAGGAGCTGGTGGGGGAGTACGGGCGCGGCGATCTCATTGGCGTG GTGGAGGCGCTCACGCGACAGCCTCGTGCCACGACGGTGCACGCGGTGCGGGACACGGAGCTGGCCAAACTACCCGAGGGCACCCTGGGCCACATCAAACGTCGGTACCCGCAG GTCGTAACCCGCCTCATCCACCTGCTAAGCCAGAAGATTTTGGGGAATCTGCAGCAGCTGCAAGGACCCTTCCCAG CAGGCTCGGGACTAGGCGTCCCCCCGCACTCCGAACTTACCAACCCAGCCAGCAACTTGGCAACAGTGGCGGTCCTGCCAGTGTGCGCCGAAGTGCCCATGGTGGCCTTCACCCTGGAGCTGCAGCATGCTCTGCAAGCGATTG GTCCAACTCTCCTTCTCAACAGTGACATCATCCGGGCCCGCCTCGGGGCTTCTGCACTGGATAG CATCCAAGAGTTCCGGCTGTCAGGGTGGCTGGCCCAGCAGGAAGATGCGCACCGCATCGTGCTCTACCAGACAGACGCATCGCTGACACCGTGGACCGTGCGCTGCCTGCGCCAGGCCGACTGCATCCTCATTGTGGGCCTGGGTGACCAGGAGCCCACTCTTGGCCAG CTGGAGCAGATGCTGGAGAACACGGCGGTGCGCGCCCTCAAGCAGCTGGTGCTGCTGCACAGGGAGGAGGGCGCAGGCCCCACGCGCACCGTCGAGTGGCTCAACATGCGGAGCTGGTGTTCTGGGCACTTGCATCTGCGCTGCCCACGCCGTCTCTTCTCTCGCCGCAGCCCTGCCAAGTTG CACGAGCTCTATGAGAAGGTGTTCTCTAGGCGCGCCGACCGGCACAGCGACTTTTCCCGCCTGGCGCGTGTGCTCACAGGCAACACCATTGCCCTGGtgctgggcgggggcggggccag GGGCTGCTCACACATCGGCGTGCTGAAGGCATTGGAGGAGGCGGGGGTCCCCGTCGACCTGGTGGGCGGCACGTCCATCGGCTCCTTCATCGGTGCCCTGTACGCTGAGGAGCGAAGCGCCAGTCGCACGAAGCAGCGGGCCCGGGAGTGGGCCAAG AACATGACCTCGGTGGTGGAGCCGGTGCTGGACCTCACATACCCTGTCACCTCCATGTTCACCGGGTCGGCCTTCAACCGCGGCATTCACCGTGTCTTCCAGGACAAGCAGATCGAG GACCTGTGGCTGCCATACTTCAACGTGACCACGGACATCACCGCCTCAGCCATGCGCGTGCACAAAGATG GCTGCGTGTGGCGTTACGTCCGGGCCAGCGCCTCCTACTGCCCCTACCTGCCCCCGCTGTGCGACCCCAAGGACGGGCACCTGCTGGTGGACGGGTGCTACGTCAACAACGTGCCAG CGGACATCGCCCGCAGCATGGGTGCCAAGACGGTCATCGCCATCGATGTTGGGAGTCAGGATGAGACGGACCTCAGTACCTACGGGGACAGCCTGTCTGGCTGGTGGCTGCTGTGGAAGCGGCTAAACCCCTGGACAGACAAGATCAAGGTTCCAGACATGGCTGAGATCCAGTCTCGCCTGGCCTACGTGTCCTGCGTGCGGCAGCTGGAGGTCGTCAAGTCCAGCTCCTACTGCGAGTACCTGCGCCCGCCCATCGACTGCTTCAAGACCATGGACTTCGGGAAGTTCGACCAGATCTAC GATGTGGGCTACCAGTACGGGAAGGCTGTGTTTGGGGGTTGGAGCAGGGGCGACATCATTGAGAAGATGCTCACGGACCGGCGGTCTGCCGACCTCAATGAGAGCCGCCGTGCAGAC GTGCTGGCTTTCCCCAGCTCTGGCTTCACCGACTTGGCAGAGATTGTGTCCCGGATTGAGCCTCCCACAAGCTACGTTTCTGATGGCTGTGCCGATG GAGAGGAGTCGGATTGCCTGACGGAGTATGAGGAAGATGCAGGGCCCGACTGCTCAAGGGACGAAGGGGGCTCCCCCGAGGGCGCGAGCCCCAGCACTGCCTCCGAGATG GAGGAGGAGAAGTCAATTCTCCGGCACCGGCGCTGCCCGCCCGCGGacccccccagccctgctgtggaTGCCTGA
- the PNPLA6 gene encoding neuropathy target esterase isoform X5, whose protein sequence is MDPRLPDLPPGLKQLMEAPLQTGMVLGVMIGAGVAVLVTAVFILLLVRRLRVQKTPAPDGPRYRFRKRDKVLFYGRKIMRKVSQSTSSLVDASVSTTSRPRMKKKLKMLNIAKKILRIQKEAPTLQRKEPPPAVLEADLTEGDLANSHLPSEVLYMLKNVRVLGHFEKPLFLELCRHMVFQRLSQGDYVFRPGQPDASIYVVQDGLLELCLPGPDGKECVVKEVVPGDSVNSLLSILDVITGHQHPQRTVSARAARDSTVLRLPVEAFSAVFTKYPESLVRVVQIIMVRLQRVTFLALHNYLGLTNELFSHEIQPLRLFPSPGLPARTSPVRGSKRAVSTSATEEPREASGRPPDPTGALLPGPAGDPVKPTSLEAPSAPLLSRCISMPVDISGLQGGPRSDFDMAYERGRISVSLQEEASGGPQVAPARTPTQEPREQPAGACEHSFCEEELAAGSCPFGPYQGRQTSSIFEAAKQELAKLMRIEDPSLLNSRVLLHHAKAGTVIARQGDQDVSLHFVLWGCLHVYQRMIDKAEDVCLFVAQPGELVGQLAVLTGEPLIFTLRAQRDCTFLRISKSDFYEIMRAQPSVVLSAAHTVAARMSPFVRQMDFAIDWTAVEAGRALYRQGDRSDCTYIVLNGRLRSVIQRGSGKKELVGEYGRGDLIGVVEALTRQPRATTVHAVRDTELAKLPEGTLGHIKRRYPQVVTRLIHLLSQKILGNLQQLQGPFPAGSGLGVPPHSELTNPASNLATVAVLPVCAEVPMVAFTLELQHALQAIGPTLLLNSDIIRARLGASALDSIQEFRLSGWLAQQEDAHRIVLYQTDASLTPWTVRCLRQADCILIVGLGDQEPTLGQLEQMLENTAVRALKQLVLLHREEGAGPTRTVEWLNMRSWCSGHLHLRCPRRLFSRRSPAKLHELYEKVFSRRADRHSDFSRLARVLTGNTIALVLGGGGARGCSHIGVLKALEEAGVPVDLVGGTSIGSFIGALYAEERSASRTKQRAREWAKNMTSVVEPVLDLTYPVTSMFTGSAFNRGIHRVFQDKQIEDLWLPYFNVTTDITASAMRVHKDGSLWRYVRASMTLSGYLPPLCDPKDGHLLMDGGYINNLPADIARSMGAKTVIAIDVGSQDETDLSTYGDSLSGWWLLWKRLNPWTDKIKVPDMAEIQSRLAYVSCVRQLEVVKSSSYCEYLRPPIDCFKTMDFGKFDQIYDVGYQYGKAVFGGWSRGDIIEKMLTDRRSADLNESRRADVLAFPSSGFTDLAEIVSRIEPPTSYVSDGCADGEESDCLTEYEEDAGPDCSRDEGGSPEGASPSTASEMEEEKSILRHRRCPPADPPSPAVDA, encoded by the exons ATG GACCCAAGACTACCAGACCTGCCTCCCGGTCTGAAACAACTGATGGAGGCTCCGCTGCAAACCGGAATG GTGCTGGGCGTGATGATTGGGGCTGGAGTCGCGGTGCTGGTCACGGCAGTATTCATCCTCCTGCTGGTGCGGAGACTGCGAGTGCAGA AGACTCCAGCCCCCGATGGCCCCAGGTATCGATTCCGGAAGAGGGACAAAGTGCTTTTCTATGGCCGGAAGATTATGCGGAAG GTATCACAATCCACCTCCTCCCTGGTGGATGCCTCGGTCTCCACCACTTCCCGGCCACGCATGAAGAAGAAActtaagatgctcaacattgctaaGAA GATCCTGCGCATCCAGAAAGAGGCACCAACGCTGCAACGGAAGGAGCCCCCGCCCGCGGTGCTTGAGGCTGACTTGACAGAGGGTGACCTGGCTAACTCCCACCTGCCCTCCGAGGTGCTCTACATGCTCAAGAATGTCCG GGTGCTGGGCCACTTCGAGAAGCCACTCTTCCTGGAGCTCTGCCGACACATGGTCTTCCAGCGGCTCAGCCAGGGCGACTACGTCTTCCGGCCAGGCCAGCCGGACGCCAGTATCTATGTGGTGCAGGATGGGCTGCTGGAGCTCTGTCTGCCAGGGCCC GATGGGAAGGAGTGTGTGGTGAAGGAAGTGGTGCCTGGGGACAGCGTCAACAGCCTCCTGAGCATCCTGGACGTCATCACT GGCCACCAGCACCCCCAGCGCACTGTGTCTGCCCGGGCGGCCCGAGATTCCACGGTGCTGCGGCTGCCGGTGGAGGCCTTCTCCGCCGTGTTCACCAAGTACCCCGAGAGCCTGGTGCGGGTGGTGCAG ATCATCATGGTGAGGCTGCAGCGGGTCACCTTTCTAGCGCTTCACAACTACCTGGGTCTGACCAATGAGCTCTTCAGCCAC GAGATCCAGCCCCTGCGCCTCTTCCCCAGCCCCGGCCTCCCAGCCCGCACCAGCCCCGTGCGCGGCTCCAAGCGGGCGGTCAGCACCTCAGCTACAGAGGAGCCAAGAGAGGCATCTGGCCGGCCTCCCGACCCCACTGGTGCCCTACTACCTGGACCTGCAG GGGACCCGGTGAAACCCACATCCCTGGAGGCTCCGTCCGCCCCGCTGCTGAGTCGCTGCATCTCCATGCCAGTGGACATCTCAG GCTTGCAAGGTGGCCCCCGCTCGGACTTCGACATGGCCTATGAGCGCGGCCGGATCTCCGTGTCCCTGCAGGAAGAGGCCTCAGGGGGGCCCCAGGTGGCTCCCGCCCGG ACCCCCACTCAGGAGCCCCGGGAACAGCCAGCAGGCGCCTGTGAGCACAGCTTCTGTGAGGAGGAGTTGGCCGCCGGCAGCTGCCCCTTCGGGCCCTACCAGGGACGCCAGACGAGCAGCATCTTCGAGGCGGCGAAGCAGGAGCTGGCCAAACTGATGCGGATTGAG GACCCCTCCCTCCTGAACAGCAGGGTCTTGCTCCATCACGCCAAGGCTGGGACCGTCATCGCCCGCCAGGGGGACCAG gaCGTGAGCCTGCACTTTGTGCTGTGGGGGTGCCTGCACGTGTACCAGCGCATGATCGACAAGGCGGAGGATGTGTGCCTGTTCGTGGCCCAGCCCGGAGAGCTGGTGGGCCAGCTGGCGGTGCTCACAGGGGAGCCTCTCATCTTCACACTAAGAGCCCAGCGTGACTGCACCTTCCTGAGGATCTCTAAGTCCGACTTCTATGA GATCATGCGTGCACAGCCCAGCGTGGTGCTGAGTGCCGCGCACACAGTGGCCGCGAGGATGTCGCCCTTCGTGCGCCAGATGGACTTTGCCATCGACTGGACGGCTGTGGAGGCCGGACGTGCTTTGTACAG GCAGGGCGACCGCTCGGACTGCACCTACATCGTGCTCAATGGGCGGCTGCGGAGCGTCATCCAGCGAGGCAGCGGCAAGAAGGAGCTGGTGGGGGAGTACGGGCGCGGCGATCTCATTGGCGTG GTGGAGGCGCTCACGCGACAGCCTCGTGCCACGACGGTGCACGCGGTGCGGGACACGGAGCTGGCCAAACTACCCGAGGGCACCCTGGGCCACATCAAACGTCGGTACCCGCAG GTCGTAACCCGCCTCATCCACCTGCTAAGCCAGAAGATTTTGGGGAATCTGCAGCAGCTGCAAGGACCCTTCCCAG CAGGCTCGGGACTAGGCGTCCCCCCGCACTCCGAACTTACCAACCCAGCCAGCAACTTGGCAACAGTGGCGGTCCTGCCAGTGTGCGCCGAAGTGCCCATGGTGGCCTTCACCCTGGAGCTGCAGCATGCTCTGCAAGCGATTG GTCCAACTCTCCTTCTCAACAGTGACATCATCCGGGCCCGCCTCGGGGCTTCTGCACTGGATAG CATCCAAGAGTTCCGGCTGTCAGGGTGGCTGGCCCAGCAGGAAGATGCGCACCGCATCGTGCTCTACCAGACAGACGCATCGCTGACACCGTGGACCGTGCGCTGCCTGCGCCAGGCCGACTGCATCCTCATTGTGGGCCTGGGTGACCAGGAGCCCACTCTTGGCCAG CTGGAGCAGATGCTGGAGAACACGGCGGTGCGCGCCCTCAAGCAGCTGGTGCTGCTGCACAGGGAGGAGGGCGCAGGCCCCACGCGCACCGTCGAGTGGCTCAACATGCGGAGCTGGTGTTCTGGGCACTTGCATCTGCGCTGCCCACGCCGTCTCTTCTCTCGCCGCAGCCCTGCCAAGTTG CACGAGCTCTATGAGAAGGTGTTCTCTAGGCGCGCCGACCGGCACAGCGACTTTTCCCGCCTGGCGCGTGTGCTCACAGGCAACACCATTGCCCTGGtgctgggcgggggcggggccag GGGCTGCTCACACATCGGCGTGCTGAAGGCATTGGAGGAGGCGGGGGTCCCCGTCGACCTGGTGGGCGGCACGTCCATCGGCTCCTTCATCGGTGCCCTGTACGCTGAGGAGCGAAGCGCCAGTCGCACGAAGCAGCGGGCCCGGGAGTGGGCCAAG AACATGACCTCGGTGGTGGAGCCGGTGCTGGACCTCACATACCCTGTCACCTCCATGTTCACCGGGTCGGCCTTCAACCGCGGCATTCACCGTGTCTTCCAGGACAAGCAGATCGAG GACCTGTGGCTGCCATACTTCAACGTGACCACGGACATCACCGCCTCAGCCATGCGCGTGCACAAAGATG GCTCCCTGTGGCGGTACGTCCGCGCCAGCATGACGCTCTCGGGCTACCTGCCCCCGCTGTGCGACCCCAAGGACGGGCACCTCCTCATGGACGGCGGCTACATCAACAACCTGCCAG CGGACATCGCCCGCAGCATGGGTGCCAAGACGGTCATCGCCATCGATGTTGGGAGTCAGGATGAGACGGACCTCAGTACCTACGGGGACAGCCTGTCTGGCTGGTGGCTGCTGTGGAAGCGGCTAAACCCCTGGACAGACAAGATCAAGGTTCCAGACATGGCTGAGATCCAGTCTCGCCTGGCCTACGTGTCCTGCGTGCGGCAGCTGGAGGTCGTCAAGTCCAGCTCCTACTGCGAGTACCTGCGCCCGCCCATCGACTGCTTCAAGACCATGGACTTCGGGAAGTTCGACCAGATCTAC GATGTGGGCTACCAGTACGGGAAGGCTGTGTTTGGGGGTTGGAGCAGGGGCGACATCATTGAGAAGATGCTCACGGACCGGCGGTCTGCCGACCTCAATGAGAGCCGCCGTGCAGAC GTGCTGGCTTTCCCCAGCTCTGGCTTCACCGACTTGGCAGAGATTGTGTCCCGGATTGAGCCTCCCACAAGCTACGTTTCTGATGGCTGTGCCGATG GAGAGGAGTCGGATTGCCTGACGGAGTATGAGGAAGATGCAGGGCCCGACTGCTCAAGGGACGAAGGGGGCTCCCCCGAGGGCGCGAGCCCCAGCACTGCCTCCGAGATG GAGGAGGAGAAGTCAATTCTCCGGCACCGGCGCTGCCCGCCCGCGGacccccccagccctgctgtggaTGCCTGA